In Spiroplasma chinense, a single window of DNA contains:
- the eno gene encoding phosphopyruvate hydratase: MSKIVNVVAREVLDSRGFPTVQVDVTTEFGGFGSAKVPSGASTGSREALELRDGDKARFNGKGVLKAVANVNDKIADEVIGLEVTDQVAIDTAMCKLDGDDFKKNLGANAILGVSLAVAKAAADELELPLYRYIGGTNARRLPVPMLNVINGGEHADSAIDFQEFMIMPVGAPSFKESLRWASETFQALKSLLHSKGDITAVGDEGGFAPHFQWAYKEETIEAFKAKTPAEIALDLLVEAIEKAGYKTGKDGIMIAMDCANSELYIDGKYHFKKIEKLTGQDWSLTTDEMISYLDKLVDTYPIISIEDGLAESDWDGFQKQVKTMGHKIQIVGDDLFVTNPKITAEGIEKHAANSVLIKLNQIGTLTETIETIQMAQKAGWTAVTSHRSGETEDATIADLAVALNTGQIKTGSMSRSDRIAKYNRLLEIEAELGEAAIYDGYKSFYNLAK, translated from the coding sequence CAACTGAATTTGGTGGATTTGGATCAGCAAAAGTTCCTTCAGGAGCATCAACTGGTTCAAGAGAAGCATTAGAATTAAGAGATGGTGATAAAGCACGTTTCAACGGAAAAGGTGTTTTAAAAGCAGTTGCTAATGTAAATGATAAAATTGCAGACGAAGTAATCGGATTAGAAGTTACAGATCAAGTAGCTATCGATACTGCAATGTGTAAATTAGATGGTGACGATTTCAAAAAAAACTTAGGAGCTAACGCAATCTTAGGTGTTTCATTAGCAGTAGCTAAAGCAGCAGCTGATGAATTAGAATTACCATTATACAGATACATTGGGGGAACAAACGCAAGAAGATTACCTGTTCCAATGTTAAACGTAATTAACGGAGGAGAACATGCAGATTCTGCAATCGACTTCCAAGAATTTATGATTATGCCTGTTGGAGCACCAAGTTTCAAAGAATCATTAAGATGAGCTTCAGAAACTTTCCAAGCATTAAAATCATTATTACACTCAAAAGGTGATATTACAGCTGTTGGAGATGAAGGGGGATTTGCTCCTCACTTCCAATGAGCATACAAAGAAGAAACAATCGAAGCTTTCAAAGCTAAAACTCCAGCTGAAATTGCATTAGACTTATTAGTTGAAGCAATCGAAAAAGCAGGATACAAAACTGGAAAAGATGGAATTATGATTGCAATGGATTGTGCAAACTCAGAATTATACATCGATGGAAAATACCACTTCAAAAAAATTGAAAAATTAACAGGTCAAGATTGATCATTAACAACAGATGAAATGATTTCTTACTTAGATAAATTAGTAGATACTTACCCAATTATTTCAATCGAAGATGGATTAGCAGAATCAGACTGAGATGGATTCCAAAAACAAGTTAAAACAATGGGACACAAAATCCAAATCGTTGGGGATGACCTATTTGTTACTAACCCAAAAATTACAGCAGAAGGTATTGAAAAACATGCTGCAAACTCAGTTTTAATTAAATTAAACCAAATTGGTACTTTAACTGAAACAATTGAAACTATTCAAATGGCTCAAAAAGCTGGTTGAACAGCTGTTACTTCACACCGTTCAGGTGAAACTGAAGATGCAACAATTGCTGACTTAGCTGTTGCTCTAAACACAGGACAAATTAAAACAGGTTCAATGTCAAGATCTGATAGAATTGCAAAATACAACAGATTATTAGAAATTGAAGCTGAATTAGGTGAAGCTGCAATTTACGATGGTTACAAATCATTCTACAACTTAGCTAAATAA
- the ruvX gene encoding Holliday junction resolvase RuvX, with translation MAKYIGLDLGSKTIGVATSEGYFANTNSTIRFEEDNFEQASELLDQFLKKEGYEKIIIGLPKNMDGSSGHRVDMVKEFIDVFLDKTDIKQEDIVEVDERLTTRMAKSIMIEANLSRKKQKVNKDQLAAKLILETFLQQTR, from the coding sequence ATGGCTAAATATATTGGATTAGATTTAGGAAGTAAAACTATAGGTGTTGCTACAAGTGAAGGTTATTTTGCAAATACAAACTCTACAATTAGATTTGAAGAAGATAATTTTGAACAAGCCTCAGAATTATTAGACCAATTCTTAAAAAAAGAGGGTTATGAAAAAATAATAATTGGTTTACCTAAAAATATGGATGGAAGTTCTGGACATAGAGTAGATATGGTAAAAGAATTTATAGATGTATTTTTAGATAAAACTGATATAAAACAAGAAGATATTGTAGAGGTTGATGAAAGATTAACAACAAGAATGGCTAAATCAATTATGATTGAAGCAAATTTAAGTCGAAAAAAACAAAAAGTAAATAAAGATCAATTAGCGGCAAAATTAATACTAGAAACTTTTTTACAACAAACTAGATAA
- a CDS encoding cupin domain-containing protein — MFKNIEYSQIINLKDSINYKEGQISSKTITNSKDTNITLFSVAKNEEISDHTSTKDALLIVLDGKLKVIINKIEYLLKTDDSILMPANIVHSLHALEDFKILLILNETN, encoded by the coding sequence ATGTTTAAAAATATAGAATACAGTCAAATTATAAATTTAAAAGACAGTATCAACTATAAAGAAGGTCAAATATCTAGTAAAACTATTACAAATTCTAAAGATACAAATATAACTCTTTTTTCTGTAGCAAAAAACGAAGAAATTAGCGATCACACTTCTACAAAAGATGCCTTACTTATCGTATTAGATGGAAAATTAAAAGTAATAATTAATAAAATAGAATATTTGTTAAAAACAGATGATTCAATTTTAATGCCTGCAAATATTGTTCATTCACTTCATGCATTAGAAGACTTTAAAATACTTTTGATTTTAAACGAAACAAATTAA
- the hpt gene encoding hypoxanthine phosphoribosyltransferase, translating into MKHELVKEILYTKEQIDVRTKELAEEISKFYETQEVKDNTVILIGLLKGCVPFMANFLNNFTYECQTEYMVVSSYLGGTKTSGEPKINLDLNLSIKDKTILIVEDIVDSGLTLDYVKKYLYFKGARDVKILTMLDKPEGRKVEMNVEWSGFTIQNQFVIGYGLDYEERLRNLPYVAICDTDKLKDWKW; encoded by the coding sequence ATGAAACACGAACTAGTAAAAGAAATCTTATATACAAAAGAACAAATAGATGTTCGAACAAAAGAGTTGGCAGAAGAAATTTCAAAATTTTACGAAACTCAAGAGGTTAAGGATAATACAGTTATCTTAATTGGGCTTTTAAAGGGTTGTGTACCTTTTATGGCTAATTTCTTGAATAACTTTACATATGAATGTCAAACTGAATACATGGTAGTTTCATCATATTTAGGTGGAACTAAAACATCAGGTGAACCAAAAATTAACTTAGACTTAAACTTATCAATAAAAGATAAAACTATTTTAATTGTTGAAGATATTGTAGACTCAGGATTGACTCTTGATTATGTAAAAAAATACCTTTATTTCAAAGGAGCAAGAGATGTTAAAATTTTAACAATGCTTGATAAACCAGAAGGTAGAAAAGTTGAAATGAACGTTGAATGAAGTGGTTTTACAATCCAAAATCAATTTGTTATTGGTTATGGTTTAGATTACGAAGAAAGACTTAGAAATCTACCATATGTTGCAATTTGTGATACAGACAAATTGAAGGATTGAAAATGATAA
- a CDS encoding phosphatase PAP2 family protein, protein MFENKKKTKWYLIGILYTIIFAAFVTFIFKDYLISKLVVENMANKSDWLKHSFDMYGVIIYIIPIYTIIFYATLYLFNLKKVSSKWVISIETIISIISLVIIILASMEFEWFKTKNEQNSIEIISALIWYFIVLAYMVCLQSFTYKEKLHTNKEFLNEIIVKTIYAAIMVALAMLSVEILKNIFGRPRPREIFATEDPKSLFKYAFEINFTKTRSKSFPSGHTTSAATMLAMLFFIDFNKNKTQYLLLFIVSWVGIILTAISRIMILAHFATDVTFAIMMSGAYFLAAKPIGDKIIQRIQKRGEKQNG, encoded by the coding sequence ATGTTTGAAAATAAAAAGAAAACAAAATGATATTTAATAGGTATTTTATATACAATAATTTTTGCTGCATTTGTAACATTTATCTTTAAGGACTATTTAATTTCTAAATTAGTTGTGGAAAATATGGCAAATAAATCAGATTGATTAAAACATAGTTTTGATATGTATGGAGTGATTATCTATATTATTCCAATTTATACAATTATTTTTTATGCAACATTATACTTATTTAATTTAAAAAAAGTTAGTTCGAAATGAGTTATTTCAATTGAAACTATAATTTCAATCATTTCACTAGTTATTATAATTTTGGCTTCAATGGAATTTGAATGATTCAAGACTAAAAATGAACAAAATTCAATTGAAATAATATCTGCATTAATTTGATATTTTATTGTTTTAGCTTATATGGTTTGTCTTCAAAGTTTCACTTATAAAGAAAAATTACATACAAATAAGGAATTTTTAAATGAAATTATTGTTAAAACAATTTATGCTGCAATAATGGTTGCTTTAGCAATGTTAAGTGTAGAGATTTTAAAAAACATTTTTGGAAGACCTAGACCAAGAGAAATTTTTGCAACAGAAGATCCAAAATCATTGTTTAAGTATGCATTTGAAATTAACTTTACAAAAACTAGAAGTAAAAGTTTCCCTTCAGGACACACAACAAGTGCAGCAACCATGCTTGCAATGTTATTTTTCATAGATTTTAATAAAAATAAAACTCAATATCTTTTATTGTTTATAGTATCTTGAGTAGGAATTATTTTAACAGCTATTTCAAGAATAATGATTCTTGCACATTTTGCAACTGATGTTACATTTGCAATAATGATGTCTGGAGCATACTTCTTAGCTGCTAAACCAATAGGAGATAAAATCATACAAAGAATTCAAAAAAGAGGAGAAAAACAAAATGGCTAA
- a CDS encoding class I SAM-dependent methyltransferase, translating to MNKIMGHVFLSKLGKKRLRPGGVKATNWLKKQTNLNNKNILEVGCNKGTTSFELARKYNSIITAVDKDLFALEQAKNSKKNKYKNLTFSPGNAFKLEFSNETFDVIFNEAMLTMLNQNSKITALKEYNRVLKDNGVLLNHDICLLTNDIQLQKQIIKEMSETINTSVEPKTVDEWLFLLESNGFGQIKYTCGKMTLLTPRGLIKDEGIVNTFKIIRNAFKKENKVQFKTMRNVFKKYKKHLGFIAIASFKQKI from the coding sequence ATGAATAAGATTATGGGACACGTATTTTTATCTAAATTAGGTAAAAAGAGATTAAGACCCGGAGGAGTCAAAGCTACAAATTGATTAAAAAAACAAACCAACTTAAATAACAAAAATATTTTAGAAGTTGGTTGCAATAAGGGTACCACTTCATTTGAACTTGCAAGAAAATATAATTCAATCATAACAGCTGTTGATAAAGATTTGTTTGCCCTAGAGCAAGCTAAAAACAGTAAAAAAAATAAATATAAAAACTTAACTTTTTCTCCCGGAAATGCTTTTAAACTTGAATTTTCAAATGAAACTTTTGATGTTATTTTTAATGAAGCTATGTTAACAATGCTAAATCAAAACTCAAAAATAACAGCCTTAAAAGAATATAATAGAGTTTTAAAAGATAACGGAGTTCTTTTAAATCACGATATTTGTTTACTTACAAATGATATACAACTTCAAAAACAGATTATAAAAGAAATGTCAGAAACTATAAACACAAGTGTAGAACCAAAAACTGTTGATGAGTGACTATTTTTATTAGAATCTAACGGTTTTGGTCAAATCAAATACACTTGTGGAAAGATGACACTTTTAACACCAAGAGGTCTAATCAAAGATGAAGGAATAGTAAACACTTTTAAAATAATAAGAAATGCATTTAAAAAGGAAAATAAAGTTCAGTTCAAAACGATGAGAAATGTATTTAAGAAATATAAGAAACATTTAGGCTTTATAGCTATTGCAAGTTTCAAACAAAAAATCTAG